A single region of the Gemella sp. zg-570 genome encodes:
- the pheS gene encoding phenylalanine--tRNA ligase subunit alpha, whose product MNLEQLKEEYQNLVKEIKDEKSLYDLKVKFLGKKGALTEIMKGAKKLSPEERPAFGKAVNEIKEYINNSLEETKEYLINKATEMKLASEEIDVTLPSRKINRGGMNPLNKVIEEIEELFISMGYSVAEGPEVETDHFNFEMLNLPKNHPARDMQDSFYITNELLMRTQTSPVQAREMLKAKGKGPVKIICPGKVFRRDNDDATHSHQFTQIEGLVVDKNISFSDLKGTLEYLIKSIFGENKKIRLRPSFFPFTEPSVEVDISWGNEDDEENIKWLEILGAGMVHPNVLKMAGFDPEVYSGFAFGMGPERIAMLKYGISDIRSFYTNDVRFLEQFVSKRND is encoded by the coding sequence ATGAATTTAGAACAATTAAAAGAGGAATATCAAAATTTAGTAAAAGAGATAAAAGATGAAAAATCACTTTATGATTTAAAAGTTAAGTTTTTAGGTAAAAAAGGTGCTTTGACTGAAATTATGAAAGGAGCAAAAAAATTATCTCCTGAAGAACGACCAGCTTTTGGTAAGGCTGTAAATGAAATTAAAGAATATATAAATAATAGTTTGGAAGAAACAAAAGAATATTTAATAAATAAAGCTACGGAAATGAAATTAGCAAGTGAAGAAATAGACGTAACCCTACCTTCTCGAAAAATAAATAGGGGAGGAATGAATCCTCTAAACAAAGTTATTGAAGAAATAGAGGAATTATTTATATCTATGGGTTATTCTGTTGCTGAAGGACCAGAGGTAGAAACAGACCATTTTAATTTTGAAATGTTAAATTTACCTAAAAATCATCCAGCAAGAGATATGCAAGATTCATTTTATATAACTAATGAACTTTTAATGAGAACTCAAACATCTCCTGTACAAGCAAGAGAAATGTTAAAGGCAAAAGGTAAGGGACCAGTAAAAATTATTTGTCCAGGTAAAGTATTTAGACGTGATAATGACGATGCTACTCACTCACATCAATTTACACAAATAGAGGGATTAGTAGTTGATAAGAATATAAGTTTTTCTGACTTGAAAGGAACTTTAGAATATTTAATAAAATCAATTTTTGGAGAAAATAAAAAAATTCGTTTGCGTCCTAGCTTTTTCCCATTTACTGAACCATCTGTTGAAGTAGATATTTCTTGGGGTAATGAAGATGATGAAGAAAACATAAAATGGTTAGAAATTTTAGGTGCAGGTATGGTACACCCCAACGTTTTAAAAATGGCAGGTTTTGATCCGGAAGTTTATTCAGGTTTTGCATTTGGAATGGGACCAGAACGTATCGCTATGTTGAAATATGGAATTTCTGATATAAGAAGTTTTTATACAAATGACGTAAGATTTTTAGAACAATTTGTTAGTAAAAGAAATGATTAA
- the codY gene encoding GTP-sensing pleiotropic transcriptional regulator CodY, whose translation MASLLQKTRKISAILQEGRHSKVDFEAMAMRLSAILDSVVYILDNDGKILGYDSSIDYSNERLDDMIKTGRVTNDYINAALKVYSTKVDIPFRHELSIFPIEEEERFDGRSYTVILPVRGAGERLGTLVIGKLGENFEEDDLVLAEYASTVVGIEILHENQDREKNIARDKDLVVMSMNSLSYSEKEAVEHIFKELDGKEGLLIASKIADRVGITRSVIVNALRKLESAGIIESKSLGMKGTFIKVQKDYFLEYILSGEELK comes from the coding sequence ATTTTGAAGCAATGGCTATGAGACTTAGCGCAATTCTTGACTCTGTTGTATATATTTTAGATAATGATGGAAAAATATTAGGTTATGATTCTAGTATTGATTACTCAAATGAGCGTCTTGATGATATGATAAAAACTGGACGTGTAACAAATGATTATATCAATGCGGCTCTTAAAGTTTATTCTACTAAAGTTGACATACCTTTTAGACATGAACTTTCTATTTTTCCAATAGAAGAGGAAGAAAGATTTGACGGAAGAAGTTATACTGTAATTTTACCTGTTAGGGGTGCTGGCGAAAGACTTGGAACTCTTGTTATCGGTAAACTTGGAGAAAATTTTGAAGAAGATGATCTTGTTCTTGCTGAATATGCTTCAACGGTAGTAGGAATTGAAATATTACACGAAAATCAGGATAGAGAAAAAAATATTGCACGCGATAAAGATTTAGTAGTTATGTCTATGAACTCACTATCTTATTCTGAAAAAGAAGCGGTTGAACATATTTTTAAAGAATTAGATGGTAAAGAAGGTTTATTAATAGCTAGTAAGATAGCTGACAGAGTAGGGATTACTCGTTCAGTAATAGTAAACGCACTTAGAAAATTAGAAAGTGCTGGAATTATTGAATCGAAATCACTGGGTATGAAAGGAACTTTTATAAAAGTGCAAAAAGATTATTTCCTAGAATACATACTCAGTGGAGAAGAATTAAAATAA
- the gatC gene encoding Asp-tRNA(Asn)/Glu-tRNA(Gln) amidotransferase subunit GatC, which translates to MSKITKEQVEHIAHLARLEIKEDEVEIYTEQLEKIVSLVENLSVVDTENIKPTYHVLDLVNVFREDVAKKGLDREEVLKNSYEQEAGQFKVPTIIE; encoded by the coding sequence ATGTCTAAGATAACAAAAGAACAGGTTGAACACATAGCTCATCTTGCAAGACTTGAAATTAAAGAAGATGAAGTAGAAATATATACTGAACAATTAGAAAAAATAGTATCTTTAGTAGAAAATTTATCTGTTGTAGATACAGAAAATATCAAACCAACATATCACGTTTTAGATTTGGTAAATGTATTTAGAGAAGACGTTGCAAAAAAAGGTCTTGATAGAGAAGAAGTATTAAAAAATTCTTATGAACAAGAGGCTGGACAATTTAAAGTTCCAACTATTATTGAATAA
- a CDS encoding methionine ABC transporter permease, producing the protein MDFSRVNWDKIIEKTIETLIMTSESLIAVFILGMVLGLLLYLTSTSNNKLVITVYTIITAIVNIFRAIPFIILIVLLIPFTKVLVGTILGVQAAIPALIISSAPFYARLVEIGLREVDKGVIEAAKAMGAKNITIITKVLIPESKPALISGITVTAIALVGSTAMAGVIGAGGLGNLAYLDGFQRNNNAVTLVSTIVILIIVFVVQYLGDFAVKKVDKR; encoded by the coding sequence ATGGATTTTTCAAGAGTAAATTGGGACAAAATAATAGAAAAAACAATAGAAACATTGATAATGACATCAGAATCTTTAATAGCAGTTTTTATTTTAGGTATGGTTTTAGGATTATTACTTTATTTAACATCAACAAGTAATAATAAATTAGTAATAACTGTTTACACAATAATAACTGCAATAGTAAATATATTTAGGGCTATACCTTTTATTATTTTAATAGTTCTATTAATACCTTTTACAAAAGTTCTAGTCGGTACAATTTTAGGTGTGCAAGCAGCTATACCAGCCTTGATAATATCATCAGCACCATTTTATGCTCGTTTAGTAGAAATTGGCTTGCGAGAAGTTGACAAGGGAGTTATCGAAGCAGCTAAAGCAATGGGAGCAAAAAATATTACTATTATTACAAAAGTTCTTATCCCAGAAAGCAAGCCAGCTTTAATATCAGGAATTACAGTTACAGCTATCGCCCTTGTTGGTTCAACTGCTATGGCAGGTGTTATTGGCGCTGGAGGTCTTGGGAACTTAGCCTACTTAGATGGTTTTCAACGTAATAATAATGCAGTAACTTTAGTTTCTACAATAGTAATTTTGATAATAGTATTTGTCGTTCAATACCTAGGAGATTTTGCAGTTAAGAAAGTAGATAAGAGATAA
- the metG gene encoding methionine--tRNA ligase, whose product MNKKTFYITTPIYYPSGNLHIGHAYTTVACDTITRYKKIQGYDTFFLTGTDEHGQKIQQKAQEKGISEQEYVDTMIEDIKKLWSSMDINYSKFIRTTDTYHKKAVANIFDKLLEKGDIYLGEYEGWYSISDEEYFTETQLQEVFRDENGKMIGGIAPSGNEVKLVKEECYFFKMSKYADRLVAYYDEHPEFILPESRKNEMLNNFIKPGLEDLAVTRTTFDWGVKVNSAPKHVVYVWIDALVNYITALGYATGESDELFKKYWPADVQVVGKEIIRFHIIYWPILLMALDLPLPKKIFGHGWLLMKDGKMSKSKGNVVDPYMLISRYGLDSVRYYLMREVPFGQDGLFTPESFIDRINSDLSNDLGNLLNRTISMINKYCDGFIPAFVATEDEIDKDLISNAKQMVDEYENYMENMQFSKALESLWKFITRTNKYIDQTSPWLLAKDESKKSVLDKVMNYLAESLRITTILISPFLTKAPKEIKTQLNLTDELLTYASVKEFGKFDGTIKVTEKPEPIFPRFDKNIEIEYIKEQMSPKALANLEEAEEKNDNFIPLAEEITIDKFFETSLRVAQVMSCEKVKKSSKLLKLKLDLGNHTRQIISGIAKYYEPEVLVGKKVAVVANLKAVKLCGELSEGMILSAEKDGILKVVEINYDIPNGAEIR is encoded by the coding sequence ATGAATAAAAAAACATTTTACATAACGACCCCTATTTATTATCCGAGTGGGAATTTACACATAGGGCATGCATATACTACCGTAGCCTGCGATACGATAACTAGATATAAAAAAATACAGGGTTATGACACGTTCTTTTTAACAGGAACTGATGAACATGGGCAAAAAATACAACAAAAAGCTCAAGAAAAAGGAATTAGTGAACAAGAATATGTAGATACAATGATAGAAGACATAAAAAAACTTTGGTCTTCTATGGATATAAATTACAGTAAATTTATAAGAACGACTGACACTTATCATAAAAAAGCAGTTGCTAATATTTTTGATAAGTTGCTAGAAAAAGGCGATATATATTTAGGAGAATATGAGGGCTGGTATTCAATCAGTGATGAAGAATATTTTACAGAAACTCAATTACAAGAAGTTTTTCGTGATGAAAATGGGAAAATGATTGGTGGTATTGCTCCAAGTGGTAATGAAGTTAAGCTAGTAAAAGAAGAATGTTACTTCTTTAAGATGAGTAAATATGCTGATAGATTAGTTGCTTATTATGATGAACATCCTGAATTTATCTTACCTGAAAGTCGCAAAAATGAAATGTTAAATAATTTCATCAAACCAGGTTTGGAAGATTTAGCAGTTACTCGTACAACATTTGATTGGGGAGTTAAAGTTAATTCTGCCCCTAAACATGTTGTTTACGTTTGGATTGACGCATTGGTTAATTACATAACTGCACTAGGTTATGCAACTGGTGAAAGTGATGAATTATTCAAGAAATACTGGCCAGCAGATGTTCAAGTTGTAGGAAAAGAAATTATTCGTTTCCATATTATTTATTGGCCTATATTACTTATGGCTTTAGACTTACCTTTACCTAAAAAGATTTTTGGTCATGGTTGGCTTCTTATGAAAGACGGTAAAATGTCTAAATCAAAAGGAAATGTAGTAGACCCTTATATGTTAATTTCACGTTACGGTTTAGATTCTGTTAGATACTACTTAATGCGTGAAGTTCCTTTTGGGCAAGACGGATTATTTACGCCAGAAAGTTTTATTGACAGAATAAATTCAGACTTATCTAACGACTTAGGAAATTTATTGAATAGAACAATTTCTATGATTAATAAATATTGCGATGGTTTTATTCCAGCCTTTGTTGCAACGGAAGATGAAATTGATAAAGATTTAATTTCTAATGCCAAACAAATGGTTGATGAATATGAAAATTATATGGAGAATATGCAATTTTCTAAAGCCTTAGAAAGTCTTTGGAAATTTATAACAAGAACTAATAAATATATAGACCAAACAAGTCCTTGGTTACTAGCTAAAGACGAATCAAAAAAATCAGTTCTTGATAAAGTGATGAATTATTTGGCAGAAAGTTTACGCATTACTACCATATTAATAAGTCCGTTTTTAACTAAAGCACCTAAAGAAATAAAAACTCAACTTAATCTTACAGATGAGTTACTAACTTATGCAAGTGTTAAAGAATTTGGAAAATTTGACGGAACAATCAAGGTTACAGAAAAACCAGAACCAATATTCCCTAGATTTGATAAAAATATAGAAATAGAATACATAAAAGAACAAATGTCTCCAAAAGCATTGGCTAATTTGGAAGAAGCAGAAGAAAAAAATGATAATTTTATTCCCTTGGCTGAAGAAATTACAATCGACAAATTTTTTGAAACTTCACTTCGTGTTGCACAAGTAATGAGTTGTGAAAAAGTTAAAAAAAGTTCAAAATTACTTAAATTAAAATTAGATTTAGGAAATCATACTCGTCAAATAATTTCAGGAATAGCAAAATATTACGAGCCAGAAGTATTAGTAGGAAAAAAAGTTGCAGTAGTTGCAAATTTAAAAGCAGTTAAATTATGCGGTGAACTTAGTGAAGGAATGATTTTATCTGCAGAAAAAGATGGAATACTAAAAGTAGTAGAAATAAATTATGATATTCCTAATGGTGCTGAAATAAGATAA
- a CDS encoding bifunctional 5,10-methylenetetrahydrofolate dehydrogenase/5,10-methenyltetrahydrofolate cyclohydrolase codes for MTYIIDGKKIASEIRNEIKNQTQILLDRGIVPTLAVILVGDNRASRSYVNSKHRACLENKINSVKIELAENISEENLLQEIEKLNNDNSVHGILVQLPLPKHINSEKILEAITIEKDVDGFNPINVGKLTLGTAELIPCTPLGIMSLIESVEENIEGKNALVIGRSNIVGKPVASLLLQKNATVTIAHSKTKNLSELIARADIIVSCVGIAHFLTDEYNYKNTATVIDVGNNYKDDKLVGDVDFEKVKEKVKHISPVPGGVGPMTITMLMYNTILAQKVQNNK; via the coding sequence ATGACTTATATAATTGACGGAAAAAAAATAGCAAGTGAAATAAGAAATGAAATAAAAAATCAAACACAGATTTTACTTGATAGGGGAATAGTACCAACTTTAGCAGTAATATTAGTAGGAGATAATAGAGCCTCAAGAAGTTATGTAAATTCTAAGCACAGAGCATGCTTAGAAAATAAAATAAATTCTGTGAAAATAGAACTTGCAGAAAATATTTCTGAGGAAAATCTTTTGCAAGAAATAGAAAAATTAAATAATGATAATTCTGTGCATGGTATTTTAGTTCAGTTACCCCTACCTAAACATATTAATTCAGAAAAAATATTAGAAGCTATAACCATAGAAAAAGATGTTGATGGTTTTAATCCTATAAACGTAGGAAAATTAACGCTAGGCACTGCAGAACTTATTCCATGTACGCCGTTAGGAATAATGAGTTTAATAGAAAGTGTAGAAGAAAATATAGAAGGGAAAAATGCTTTAGTTATAGGTAGAAGTAATATTGTTGGCAAACCAGTTGCTAGTTTGTTACTTCAAAAAAATGCAACAGTAACGATAGCACACTCAAAAACTAAAAATTTATCAGAATTAATAGCAAGGGCAGATATTATTGTATCTTGCGTGGGGATAGCACATTTCTTAACAGATGAATATAATTATAAAAACACAGCAACTGTTATAGATGTAGGAAATAATTATAAAGATGATAAATTAGTAGGCGATGTTGATTTTGAAAAAGTTAAAGAAAAAGTAAAACATATATCTCCTGTTCCTGGTGGTGTCGGACCAATGACGATAACTATGTTAATGTATAATACTATACTGGCACAGAAAGTTCAGAATAATAAATAA
- the plsY gene encoding glycerol-3-phosphate 1-O-acyltransferase PlsY gives MTIFLLLLLSYLLGSIPFALIIGKIFFNKDIRNMGSGNLGTTNMIRNLGKKAGLAVFFLDFLKGILSLIIANKILGDVTYLTLFGAFAMIGHIFPIFANFKGGKAVATGSSVFVYLYPYLALALIIIFFINLFITGYVSLGSIIISFLGALYIGIFGVGLDRYIMVFMCMFIIYMHKDNVIRIIKGTENISKLKIKK, from the coding sequence ATGACGATATTTTTATTACTCTTATTATCATACTTGCTTGGTTCTATACCATTTGCTTTGATAATAGGAAAAATATTTTTTAACAAAGATATTAGAAATATGGGTAGTGGAAATTTAGGTACAACCAATATGATAAGAAATCTTGGTAAAAAAGCAGGACTTGCAGTTTTTTTCTTAGATTTTTTAAAGGGCATTCTTAGTTTAATTATTGCCAATAAAATTTTAGGAGACGTAACCTATCTAACCTTATTTGGAGCTTTTGCGATGATAGGTCATATTTTTCCTATATTTGCTAACTTCAAAGGTGGCAAGGCTGTTGCGACAGGTTCATCTGTATTCGTGTATCTTTATCCTTATCTAGCCTTAGCCCTAATAATAATATTTTTTATAAATTTATTTATAACGGGCTATGTATCTCTTGGAAGTATTATAATTTCTTTTTTAGGAGCCTTATATATAGGAATATTTGGTGTAGGACTTGATAGATACATAATGGTATTTATGTGTATGTTCATAATATATATGCACAAGGATAATGTTATTAGAATAATTAAGGGAACAGAAAATATTTCAAAATTAAAAATAAAAAAATAA
- a CDS encoding methionine ABC transporter ATP-binding protein — MIELKNVNKIYKNNVHAIKNIDLNVEKGDIYGIIGYSGAGKSTLIRLLNGLETATDGQVIVLGEDFGKISNEKRRLKRQNIGMIFQHFNLLWSRTVAENIEFPLEILGVAKDERKKRVDELVKLVGLEDRKDNYPSQLSGGQKQRVGIARALAGNPKILLCDEATSALDPETTADVLELINEIHKKINITVVLITHEMNVVKTICTKVAVIDNGEIVESGLVYDVFYKPQQEVTKRFLKQTAFSSEKSANKNIKNWKETFVNGKIVKLTFDDKHFSEPIVSKLAKENSVTVNIIQGKIDKIKTGNIGTLYIQIVGEDNNIEQAINKLYELEISVEVL, encoded by the coding sequence ATTATAGAGTTAAAAAATGTAAATAAAATCTATAAAAATAATGTTCATGCAATTAAAAATATAGACTTGAATGTCGAAAAAGGAGATATTTATGGAATAATAGGTTACTCAGGTGCAGGAAAATCTACATTAATCAGATTATTAAATGGTCTTGAAACTGCAACAGACGGTCAAGTTATTGTTTTGGGAGAAGATTTTGGAAAAATCAGTAATGAGAAACGTCGTCTAAAAAGACAAAATATTGGAATGATTTTTCAACATTTCAATTTACTTTGGAGCAGAACTGTTGCAGAAAATATTGAATTTCCTTTAGAAATTTTAGGAGTTGCTAAAGATGAAAGAAAAAAAAGAGTTGATGAACTTGTAAAACTTGTAGGTTTAGAAGATAGAAAAGATAATTATCCATCTCAATTATCTGGAGGACAAAAACAACGCGTTGGTATAGCGAGAGCCTTGGCAGGTAATCCTAAAATTTTACTTTGTGATGAAGCAACAAGTGCATTAGACCCTGAAACAACAGCTGATGTATTAGAATTAATTAATGAAATTCATAAAAAAATAAATATTACAGTTGTTTTAATAACGCATGAAATGAATGTAGTAAAAACTATCTGCACTAAAGTTGCAGTAATAGACAATGGTGAAATTGTAGAATCTGGTTTAGTGTATGATGTATTTTATAAACCGCAACAAGAAGTTACAAAACGCTTCTTAAAACAAACAGCATTTAGTTCAGAAAAATCAGCCAATAAAAATATAAAAAATTGGAAAGAAACTTTTGTTAATGGAAAAATAGTAAAATTAACATTTGATGACAAACATTTTAGCGAACCAATAGTAAGTAAACTAGCAAAAGAAAATTCAGTAACTGTTAATATTATCCAAGGTAAAATTGATAAAATAAAAACAGGGAATATCGGAACTTTATATATACAGATTGTTGGAGAAGATAATAATATAGAGCAAGCTATTAATAAATTATATGAATTAGAAATTTCTGTGGAGGTATTATAA
- the pheT gene encoding phenylalanine--tRNA ligase subunit beta, with protein sequence MLLSYNWLKELIDIDDSVEKLADKITRGGLEVEELIKLDKDLSGLVVGYVKEKEKHPDAEKLNICSVDVGDEVLQIVCGAANVSKGQYVIVAKVGAKLPGLKIKKAKLRGVESQGMICSLKELGLSNSVVPKNSQEGIYVFNKPIQVGSDVIELLGLNDTIIDISITPNRADALSIRGIVYEVATLYNKKSNFKEILNNENYPATNLNIEIESENCLSYCGQIVNNIKIEESPLWLQSKLMRAGIRPINNIVDITNYVLLEYGQPMHAFDKNLLGEKILVRNAKENEKIITLDGEERELLATDLVITDGTLPVALAGVMGGADTEISEKTTSIVLESAYFSPLSVRKTSAYHNLRSESSTRFEKGIDTKLQLLALGRAVELIKELCPEASPEKIVALEKENKENEIVVTTAYINNYIGIKLTTKEIADILLLLNFVVKINEEELIITVPTRRPDITIKQDIAEEVARLYGYDNIPSSLPKFSNSTKGGLTYKQNLVREIRKLYVNLGFSDTINYSLVSDKEASQFTLAKKEKVSLLMPMSENHSTLRQTLLSGLLNTVVYNKARRNENLKLLEIGKVFFGSGDDNVQPQEELYIAGAITGKEQVTKWLKEERKIDFYDLKSYLELLFVKLGLQENISYQKANIDLMHPGRTAKVFYNDEEIGFIGEIHPTYARDLDLEETYVFEINLDKILSNDKVKPTYFEISKYPRVSRDIAMLIDEKDEFKNIENLIKNIPNKLITNIELFDIYQGIGLPSGKKSIAITVFYNDKEKTLTEEEITKVHSQVIDELVKYGVTIR encoded by the coding sequence ATGTTACTTAGTTATAACTGGTTAAAAGAATTAATTGATATAGATGACAGTGTAGAAAAATTAGCTGATAAAATTACTCGTGGTGGTTTAGAAGTAGAAGAATTAATTAAATTAGATAAAGACCTATCAGGTTTAGTAGTAGGTTATGTAAAAGAAAAAGAAAAACATCCAGATGCAGAAAAATTAAATATTTGTAGCGTAGATGTAGGTGATGAAGTATTACAAATAGTATGTGGAGCAGCCAACGTATCAAAAGGTCAATATGTTATAGTAGCAAAAGTAGGAGCAAAACTACCAGGTTTAAAAATAAAAAAAGCTAAACTTCGTGGCGTTGAATCACAAGGTATGATATGTTCTTTAAAAGAATTAGGTTTATCTAACTCAGTAGTTCCTAAAAATTCTCAAGAAGGAATATATGTTTTTAATAAGCCTATTCAAGTTGGTAGTGATGTTATAGAATTATTAGGTTTAAATGATACAATAATTGATATTTCTATCACACCAAATAGGGCAGATGCTTTGAGTATACGTGGAATTGTTTATGAAGTTGCTACACTCTATAATAAAAAATCAAATTTCAAAGAAATTTTAAATAATGAAAATTATCCTGCAACAAACTTAAATATAGAAATAGAAAGTGAAAATTGTTTATCTTATTGTGGGCAAATAGTAAATAATATAAAAATAGAAGAATCTCCACTTTGGTTGCAATCAAAATTAATGAGAGCAGGCATAAGACCTATTAATAATATTGTTGATATTACTAATTATGTTTTATTAGAATATGGTCAACCTATGCACGCTTTTGACAAAAATCTTTTAGGTGAAAAAATTTTAGTTCGTAATGCTAAAGAAAATGAAAAAATAATCACTCTAGATGGAGAAGAAAGAGAACTACTAGCAACAGACTTAGTTATTACAGACGGTACTCTTCCAGTAGCCTTAGCAGGAGTAATGGGCGGAGCAGATACAGAAATATCAGAAAAAACAACAAGTATTGTGCTAGAGTCTGCATATTTTTCTCCATTATCTGTAAGAAAAACTTCAGCATATCATAATTTAAGAAGCGAATCTTCAACACGTTTTGAAAAAGGAATAGATACAAAATTACAATTACTAGCACTGGGAAGAGCAGTGGAGTTAATAAAAGAATTATGCCCTGAGGCAAGTCCAGAAAAAATTGTAGCACTAGAAAAAGAAAATAAAGAAAATGAAATAGTAGTAACTACTGCATACATAAATAATTATATAGGTATAAAACTTACAACAAAAGAAATAGCAGATATACTTTTATTACTAAATTTTGTTGTGAAAATAAATGAAGAAGAATTAATAATTACAGTTCCGACAAGAAGACCTGATATAACAATCAAGCAAGATATAGCAGAAGAAGTTGCTAGATTATACGGCTATGATAATATACCTTCAAGCCTACCAAAATTTTCTAATTCAACTAAGGGTGGTTTAACATACAAACAAAATTTAGTGCGTGAGATAAGAAAATTATATGTGAATTTAGGATTTTCAGACACAATAAATTACTCTTTAGTATCAGATAAAGAAGCCAGTCAATTTACATTGGCAAAAAAAGAAAAAGTTTCTCTACTAATGCCAATGTCAGAAAATCACTCAACGCTTCGTCAAACTTTGTTATCAGGATTATTAAATACGGTAGTTTATAACAAGGCACGTCGTAATGAAAATTTAAAATTACTTGAAATAGGTAAGGTATTTTTTGGCAGTGGTGATGACAATGTTCAACCACAAGAAGAACTATATATAGCTGGTGCTATAACTGGTAAAGAACAAGTAACTAAGTGGCTAAAAGAAGAAAGAAAAATAGATTTTTATGACCTTAAATCCTATTTAGAATTATTATTTGTAAAATTAGGATTGCAAGAAAATATTTCCTACCAAAAAGCAAATATAGATTTAATGCATCCAGGTCGAACAGCAAAAGTTTTTTATAATGATGAAGAAATAGGGTTTATTGGAGAAATACATCCTACTTATGCTAGAGATTTAGACTTAGAAGAAACTTATGTTTTTGAAATTAATTTGGATAAGATACTATCTAACGATAAAGTTAAACCAACTTATTTTGAAATTTCTAAATATCCTCGTGTAAGTCGTGATATTGCCATGTTGATTGATGAAAAAGATGAATTTAAAAATATTGAAAACTTAATTAAAAATATTCCTAATAAATTAATTACGAATATAGAACTATTTGATATTTATCAAGGAATAGGTTTACCAAGTGGGAAAAAATCTATAGCTATAACAGTATTTTATAATGATAAAGAAAAAACTTTAACAGAAGAAGAAATAACAAAAGTTCATAGCCAAGTAATAGATGAATTAGTAAAATATGGTGTAACAATAAGATAA